Proteins encoded together in one Pseudomonas sp. Seg1 window:
- a CDS encoding AMP-binding protein has product MDQPSANPQRSYSRGSQDKALLAMTIGQKFDETVTQYADGEALVVRHQQLRYSWRQLADAVDVHARALLALGLQAGDRLGIWAPNCAQWCITQIATAKIGVILVNINPAYRSSELEYVLKQSGCQWLVCAGAFKSSDYHGMLQGLVPELAEQSIGQLRSERLPDLRGVISLDKQPPSGFLPWSQLADLAINASPEQLRERSNSLHFDQPVNIQYTSGTTGFPKGATLSHYNILNNGYMVGESIGLTPTDRLVIPVPLYHCFGMVMGNLGCITHGSTMVYPNDAFDPLLTLQTVAEEKATGLYGVPTMFIAMLDQPQRAELDLSSLRTGIMAGATCPIEVMRRVISEMHMNEVQIAYGMTETSPVSLQTGPNDELELRVTTVGRTQPQLESKIIDETGNPVPRGTIGELCTRGYSVMLGYWSNPQATAEAIDEAGWMHTGDLASMNEEGYVNIAGRNKDMIIRGGENIYPRELEEFFFTHPAVADVQVIGIPCSRYGEEIVAWIKFHPGHHASELELQTWCKERIAHFKTPRHFKFVEEFPMTVTGKIQKFRMREMSIEELKTIKR; this is encoded by the coding sequence ATGGATCAACCCAGTGCAAACCCGCAGCGCAGCTATAGCCGCGGTTCTCAGGACAAGGCCTTGCTGGCGATGACCATCGGGCAGAAGTTCGACGAGACCGTCACGCAGTACGCGGACGGCGAGGCGCTGGTGGTGCGCCATCAGCAGTTGCGCTACTCATGGCGACAACTGGCCGACGCCGTGGATGTGCATGCCAGAGCCTTGCTCGCATTGGGTTTGCAGGCTGGCGACCGGCTCGGCATCTGGGCACCGAATTGCGCGCAGTGGTGCATCACGCAAATCGCCACGGCGAAAATCGGCGTGATCCTGGTCAACATCAATCCGGCTTACCGCAGCTCCGAACTGGAATACGTGCTCAAGCAGTCCGGCTGTCAGTGGCTGGTCTGTGCGGGGGCGTTCAAGTCTTCCGACTATCACGGCATGTTGCAGGGCCTGGTGCCGGAGCTGGCCGAGCAATCCATCGGTCAGTTGCGGAGCGAGCGTCTGCCGGATTTGCGCGGAGTGATCAGTCTCGACAAACAGCCGCCGTCAGGTTTCCTGCCATGGTCACAATTGGCCGATCTGGCCATCAATGCCTCCCCAGAGCAATTACGTGAACGCAGCAACAGCCTGCACTTTGATCAACCCGTGAACATCCAGTACACCTCCGGCACAACCGGTTTCCCCAAGGGCGCGACCCTCAGTCACTACAACATCCTCAACAACGGTTACATGGTCGGCGAAAGCATTGGCCTGACCCCGACTGATCGCCTGGTGATCCCGGTGCCGCTGTATCACTGCTTCGGCATGGTCATGGGCAACCTTGGTTGCATTACCCACGGCAGCACGATGGTTTACCCCAACGATGCCTTCGATCCGTTGCTGACCCTGCAAACCGTCGCCGAGGAAAAGGCCACCGGGTTGTATGGCGTGCCAACCATGTTCATTGCCATGCTCGATCAGCCGCAACGCGCCGAACTCGATCTGTCGAGCCTGCGCACCGGGATCATGGCTGGCGCTACCTGCCCGATCGAAGTGATGCGCCGGGTCATCAGCGAGATGCACATGAACGAAGTGCAGATCGCTTACGGCATGACTGAAACGAGCCCGGTGTCGTTGCAAACCGGCCCGAATGACGAGCTTGAATTGCGTGTGACCACCGTCGGCCGCACTCAGCCGCAACTGGAAAGCAAGATCATCGACGAAACCGGCAACCCGGTACCACGCGGCACCATCGGCGAGCTGTGCACTCGCGGTTACAGCGTGATGCTCGGTTACTGGAGCAATCCGCAAGCCACGGCAGAGGCTATCGATGAGGCGGGCTGGATGCACACCGGCGATCTGGCGAGCATGAATGAAGAGGGTTACGTCAACATCGCCGGGCGCAACAAGGACATGATCATCCGTGGCGGCGAGAACATTTATCCGCGTGAGCTGGAAGAATTCTTCTTCACTCACCCGGCGGTAGCGGACGTGCAGGTGATCGGCATTCCGTGTTCGCGTTACGGTGAAGAGATCGTCGCCTGGATCAAGTTTCACCCCGGCCACCACGCTTCCGAGCTGGAGCTGCAAACCTGGTGCAAGGAGCGCATCGCGCACTTCAAGACGCCACGGCACTTCAAGTTCGTCGAAGAGTTTCCGATGACGGTGACGGGCAAGATTCAGAAGTTCAGGATGCGGGAAATGAGCATCGAAGAGCTGAAAACAATCAAGCGGTGA
- a CDS encoding isovaleryl-CoA dehydrogenase, with translation MSYPSLNFALGETIDMLRDQVQSFVAKEIAPRAAQIDSDNLFPADMWRKFGDMGLLGITVPEEYGGAGLGYLAHVVAMEEISRGSASVALSYGAHSNLCVNQINRNGNHEQKSKYLPKLISGEHVGALAMSEPNAGSDVVSMKLRADRRGDRFVLNGSKTWITNGPDANTYVIYAKTDLEKGPHGITAFIVERDWKGFSRSNKFDKLGMRGSNTCELFFDDVEVPEENILGVLNGGVKVLMSGLDYERVVLSGGPTGIMQSCMDLIVPYIHDRKQFGQSIGEFQLIQGKVADMYTQLNASRAYLYAVAQACERGETTRKDAAGVILYTAERATQMALDAIQILGGNGYINEFPAGRLLRDAKLYEIGAGTSEIRRMLIGRELFNETR, from the coding sequence ATGAGCTATCCATCCCTGAATTTCGCCCTCGGTGAAACCATCGACATGCTGCGCGATCAGGTTCAGTCCTTCGTCGCTAAGGAGATCGCTCCGCGTGCGGCGCAGATCGACAGTGACAACCTGTTCCCCGCCGACATGTGGCGCAAATTCGGTGACATGGGCCTGCTCGGCATCACCGTGCCGGAAGAGTACGGCGGTGCTGGCCTGGGTTACCTGGCGCACGTGGTGGCGATGGAAGAAATCAGTCGCGGCTCGGCGTCGGTGGCGTTGTCCTACGGCGCGCACTCCAACCTCTGCGTCAACCAGATCAACCGCAACGGCAACCACGAACAGAAAAGCAAATACCTGCCGAAGCTGATCAGCGGCGAACACGTCGGCGCCCTCGCGATGAGCGAGCCTAACGCCGGCTCCGACGTGGTTTCGATGAAACTGCGCGCCGACAGACGCGGTGATCGCTTTGTCCTCAACGGCAGCAAGACCTGGATCACCAACGGCCCCGACGCCAACACCTACGTGATCTACGCCAAGACCGATCTGGAAAAAGGCCCGCACGGCATCACCGCATTCATCGTCGAGCGCGACTGGAAAGGCTTCAGCCGCAGCAACAAGTTCGACAAGCTCGGCATGCGCGGCTCAAACACTTGCGAGCTGTTTTTCGACGACGTTGAAGTGCCGGAAGAGAACATTCTCGGCGTGCTCAACGGCGGCGTAAAAGTCTTGATGAGCGGCCTCGATTACGAGCGCGTTGTTCTTTCAGGTGGCCCGACCGGGATCATGCAGTCGTGCATGGACCTGATCGTGCCGTACATTCACGACCGCAAACAGTTCGGCCAGAGCATCGGCGAATTCCAGCTGATCCAGGGCAAAGTTGCTGACATGTACACCCAGCTCAACGCCAGCCGCGCCTATCTCTACGCCGTCGCCCAGGCCTGCGAGCGCGGCGAAACCACGCGCAAGGACGCCGCCGGCGTGATCCTCTACACCGCCGAGCGCGCCACACAAATGGCCCTCGACGCGATCCAGATTCTTGGCGGCAACGGCTACATCAACGAGTTCCCGGCCGGGCGTCTGTTGCGTGACGCCAAGCTGTACGAAATCGGCGCCGGCACCAGTGAGATCCGTCGCATGCTGATCGGTCGCGAACTGTTCAACGAAACCCGCTAA
- a CDS encoding carboxyl transferase domain-containing protein, with protein sequence MAILHTQLNPRSAEFAANSAAMLKQVDALHTLLAQVAQGGGAKAQERHTSRGKLLPRERINRLLDPGSPFLEISQLAAHAVYGEDVPAAGVIAGIGRVEGVECMIVANDATVKGGSYYPLTVKKHLRAQTIAQQNRLPCIYLVDSGGANLPRQDEVFPDREHFGRIFFNQANMSAMGIPQIAVVMGSCTAGGAYVPAMADEAIMVRNQATIFLAGPPLVKAATGEVVSAEDLGGADVHCKISGVADHYAESDEHALALARRSVANLNWRKLGEVQQRAPIAPLYASDELYGVVSADAKQPFDVHEVIARLVDGSVFDEFKALFGTTLVCGFAHLHGYPIAILANNGILFAEAAQKGAHFIELACQRGIPLLFLQNITGFMVGQKYEAGGIAKHGAKLVTAVACAKVPKFTVIIGGSFGAGNYGMCGRAYDPRFLWMWPNARIGVMGAEQAAGVLVQVKREQAERSGQHFSAEQEADIKQPILDQYEEQGHPYYSSARLWDDGVIDPAQTRDVLALALSASLNAPIEPSRFGVFRM encoded by the coding sequence ATGGCTATTTTGCACACTCAGCTCAATCCTCGATCAGCGGAGTTCGCCGCCAACAGCGCAGCGATGCTCAAGCAAGTCGACGCCTTGCATACCCTGCTTGCCCAAGTGGCGCAGGGTGGCGGCGCAAAGGCTCAGGAACGCCACACCTCACGGGGCAAACTGCTGCCGCGTGAGCGCATCAATCGCTTGCTCGATCCGGGCTCGCCGTTTCTGGAAATCAGTCAGTTGGCCGCGCACGCCGTTTATGGCGAAGACGTGCCCGCCGCTGGCGTGATTGCCGGGATCGGTCGGGTTGAAGGCGTCGAATGCATGATCGTCGCCAACGACGCGACCGTGAAAGGTGGCTCGTATTATCCGCTGACCGTGAAGAAACACCTGCGCGCGCAGACCATCGCCCAGCAAAACCGCCTGCCGTGCATTTATCTGGTGGACTCCGGCGGCGCCAACCTGCCGCGTCAGGATGAAGTGTTCCCGGATCGCGAGCACTTCGGCCGGATCTTTTTCAACCAGGCCAACATGAGCGCCATGGGCATCCCGCAGATCGCCGTGGTCATGGGCTCGTGCACCGCTGGTGGTGCGTACGTGCCAGCGATGGCTGACGAAGCGATCATGGTGCGCAATCAGGCAACCATTTTCCTCGCTGGCCCGCCGTTGGTGAAAGCCGCGACCGGAGAAGTGGTCAGCGCCGAGGACCTTGGTGGCGCCGATGTGCACTGCAAGATTTCCGGGGTGGCCGACCATTATGCCGAGAGCGACGAGCACGCCCTCGCCCTCGCCCGCCGCAGCGTTGCCAACCTCAACTGGCGCAAGCTCGGCGAAGTGCAGCAGCGCGCGCCGATTGCACCGCTGTACGCCAGTGACGAGCTATATGGCGTGGTCTCGGCCGACGCCAAGCAACCGTTCGATGTGCACGAAGTGATTGCGCGACTGGTCGACGGATCGGTGTTCGATGAGTTCAAAGCGCTGTTCGGTACCACGCTGGTGTGCGGTTTTGCTCATCTGCACGGCTATCCGATTGCGATCCTCGCCAACAACGGCATCCTCTTCGCTGAAGCCGCGCAGAAAGGCGCGCACTTCATCGAACTGGCCTGCCAGCGTGGCATTCCATTGCTGTTCCTGCAGAACATTACCGGCTTCATGGTCGGGCAGAAATACGAGGCCGGCGGCATCGCCAAGCACGGCGCGAAACTGGTGACCGCCGTGGCCTGTGCCAAGGTGCCGAAATTCACCGTGATCATCGGCGGCAGCTTCGGCGCCGGTAACTACGGCATGTGCGGCCGGGCCTACGATCCGCGTTTTCTGTGGATGTGGCCGAACGCGCGAATTGGCGTGATGGGCGCCGAACAGGCAGCGGGTGTACTGGTGCAGGTCAAACGCGAACAGGCCGAGCGTAGCGGCCAGCACTTCAGTGCCGAGCAGGAAGCCGACATCAAGCAGCCGATCCTCGACCAATACGAAGAACAGGGGCATCCCTACTATTCCAGTGCGCGGCTGTGGGACGACGGCGTCATCGACCCGGCGCAGACCCGCGATGTGCTGGCCCTGGCCTTGTCCGCGTCGCTGAACGCGCCAATCGAACCGAGCCGCTTCGGCGTGTTCCGGATGTGA
- a CDS encoding gamma-carboxygeranoyl-CoA hydratase, giving the protein MSDFNTLELQTDPRGFATLWLNRAEKNNAFNAEMIRELILALDKVASDASLRFLLVRGRGKHFSAGADLAWMQQSAELDYHTNLDDARELAELMYNLAKLKIPTLAVVQGAAFGGALGLISCCDMAIGADDAQFCLSEVRIGLAPAVISPFVVQAIGERAARRYALTAERFGGQRAREIGLLSESYPATELDGQVEQWIDNLLLNSPAAMRASKDLLREVGNGALTPALRRYTENAIARIRVSPEGQEGLRAFLQKRPPGWQAATTTKEPR; this is encoded by the coding sequence ATGAGCGATTTCAACACCCTTGAACTGCAGACTGACCCACGCGGTTTCGCCACGCTGTGGCTCAACCGCGCCGAAAAGAACAACGCGTTCAATGCCGAGATGATCCGCGAGCTGATCCTCGCCCTCGACAAGGTGGCCAGCGACGCCAGTCTGCGTTTCCTCCTGGTGCGCGGGCGCGGCAAACATTTCAGCGCCGGTGCCGATCTGGCCTGGATGCAGCAATCGGCCGAACTTGATTACCACACCAACCTCGACGACGCCCGCGAACTGGCAGAGTTGATGTACAACCTCGCCAAGCTGAAAATCCCGACCCTGGCCGTGGTCCAGGGCGCGGCGTTCGGCGGCGCACTGGGCCTGATCAGTTGCTGCGACATGGCGATTGGTGCGGATGACGCGCAGTTCTGCCTGTCGGAAGTGCGCATCGGTTTGGCACCTGCGGTGATCAGCCCGTTCGTGGTGCAGGCCATCGGCGAACGTGCCGCACGTCGATATGCCCTGACCGCCGAACGCTTTGGTGGCCAGCGTGCTCGGGAAATCGGTTTGTTGTCCGAGAGCTATCCGGCGACCGAACTTGATGGGCAAGTTGAACAGTGGATCGACAACCTGCTGCTCAACAGCCCCGCTGCCATGCGAGCCAGCAAAGACTTGCTGCGCGAGGTCGGCAACGGTGCACTGACCCCGGCGCTGCGTCGCTACACCGAAAACGCCATCGCGCGCATCCGCGTCAGCCCCGAAGGCCAGGAAGGCTTGCGCGCCTTTCTGCAAAAACGCCCACCGGGCTGGCAAGCCGCAACCACCACCAAGGAGCCGCGTTGA
- a CDS encoding acetyl/propionyl/methylcrotonyl-CoA carboxylase subunit alpha yields MSAPVLTTLLVANRGEIACRVMRTAKALGLTTVAVHSATDRDARHSREADIRVDLGGSKAADSYLQIDKLIAAAKASGAQAIHPGYGFLSENAGFARAIEVAGLIFLGPPASAIDAMGSKSAAKALMETAGVPLVPGYHGEAQDLDTFRDACERIGYPVLLKATAGGGGKGMKVVEDVSQLAEALASAQREAQSSFGDSRMLVEKYLLKPRHVEIQVFADQHGNCLYLNERDCSIQRRHQKVVEEAPAPGLTPELRRAMGEAAVRSAQAIGYVGAGTVEFLLDARGEFFFMEMNTRLQVEHPVTEAITGLDLVAWQIRVARGEALPITQAQVPLNGHAIEVRLYAEDPSNDFLPATGRLELYRESAEGPGRRVDSGVAEGDEISPFYDPMLGKLIAWGEDREQARLRLLGMLDEFAIGGLKTNINFLRRIIAHPAFAAAELDTGFIPRYQEQLLPVPGELSDAFWNAGAQAFVQTLPALARKDDPSSPWAMNSGLRAGLPQEITVHLSCEGQDRALTLGASGDAKLSGEALVVEHDGVRRSLRAIRQGDSLFLQWEGELRRIQAFDPISAVEASHSHQGGLTAPMNGSIVRVLVEAGQSVEAGAQLVVLEAMKMEHSIRAPHAGVIKALYCQEGEMVGEGSALVELEEV; encoded by the coding sequence ATGAGCGCACCTGTTCTCACCACCCTGCTGGTGGCCAACCGTGGCGAAATCGCTTGCCGCGTGATGCGCACCGCCAAGGCTCTGGGCCTGACCACCGTCGCTGTGCACAGCGCCACCGACCGCGACGCGCGGCACAGCCGTGAAGCGGATATCCGCGTTGATCTCGGTGGCAGCAAAGCCGCCGACAGCTATCTGCAAATCGACAAACTGATCGCTGCAGCGAAAGCCAGCGGCGCGCAGGCGATTCACCCGGGTTATGGCTTTCTCTCCGAGAACGCCGGGTTTGCTCGCGCCATTGAAGTGGCGGGCCTGATTTTCCTCGGCCCACCCGCCTCGGCCATCGACGCCATGGGCAGCAAATCCGCCGCCAAGGCGTTGATGGAAACGGCTGGCGTGCCGCTGGTGCCGGGTTATCACGGCGAAGCCCAGGATCTGGATACCTTTCGTGATGCCTGTGAGCGGATTGGTTATCCAGTGTTGCTCAAGGCCACTGCCGGTGGCGGCGGCAAGGGCATGAAAGTCGTCGAGGACGTCAGTCAATTGGCCGAAGCGCTGGCCTCGGCTCAGCGTGAGGCGCAGTCGTCGTTCGGTGATTCGCGGATGCTGGTGGAGAAATACCTGCTCAAGCCGCGCCATGTGGAGATCCAGGTGTTTGCCGACCAGCATGGCAATTGCCTTTACCTCAACGAGCGTGACTGCTCGATTCAGCGCCGCCACCAGAAAGTCGTCGAGGAAGCACCGGCACCTGGCCTGACACCGGAACTGCGTCGCGCCATGGGCGAGGCAGCGGTTCGTTCGGCGCAGGCGATCGGCTATGTCGGCGCCGGCACCGTGGAGTTCTTGCTGGATGCACGCGGCGAGTTCTTCTTCATGGAGATGAATACGCGGCTGCAGGTCGAGCATCCAGTCACCGAAGCCATCACCGGACTGGATCTGGTGGCGTGGCAGATTCGCGTGGCCCGTGGGGAAGCGCTGCCGATCACACAAGCGCAAGTGCCGCTCAACGGACATGCAATTGAAGTGCGGCTGTATGCCGAAGATCCGTCGAACGATTTCCTGCCAGCCACCGGGCGTCTGGAGTTATATCGCGAATCGGCTGAGGGGCCGGGACGGCGGGTGGATAGCGGCGTTGCAGAAGGTGACGAGATTTCGCCATTCTACGACCCGATGCTCGGCAAGCTGATTGCTTGGGGCGAGGATCGTGAACAGGCGCGACTGCGGTTGTTGGGCATGCTCGATGAATTCGCGATTGGCGGACTGAAGACCAACATCAATTTTCTGCGCCGAATCATCGCGCATCCGGCGTTTGCCGCAGCGGAACTGGATACCGGGTTTATTCCGCGTTATCAGGAGCAACTGTTGCCGGTTCCGGGCGAGTTGAGTGATGCGTTCTGGAATGCCGGGGCGCAAGCGTTCGTGCAGACTTTGCCGGCGCTTGCGCGCAAGGATGACCCGAGTTCGCCATGGGCAATGAACAGTGGTTTGCGTGCAGGTCTGCCGCAGGAAATCACTGTGCATTTGAGTTGCGAAGGCCAGGATCGAGCGCTGACCTTGGGCGCCAGTGGCGACGCGAAACTTTCCGGTGAAGCGCTGGTTGTCGAACACGACGGCGTGCGTCGTTCCTTGCGCGCGATTCGCCAGGGCGATTCGTTGTTTCTGCAATGGGAGGGTGAGTTGCGGCGTATTCAGGCCTTTGACCCGATCAGCGCCGTAGAAGCCAGCCATAGTCATCAGGGTGGCCTGACTGCGCCCATGAACGGCAGCATCGTGCGTGTTCTGGTCGAGGCCGGGCAATCAGTAGAGGCCGGTGCGCAACTGGTGGTGCTGGAAGCCATGAAGATGGAACACAGTATCCGCGCGCCGCATGCCGGGGTGATCAAAGCGCTGTATTGCCAGGAAGGTGAAATGGTTGGCGAAGGCAGCGCTCTGGTTGAATTGGAAGAAGTGTAA
- a CDS encoding XRE family transcriptional regulator, which yields MDKWIELVKAKMSELKITQTELGERVGMSQGGIGHWLNKRREPGITQMNRVLQALGMDFLEVVLVIREPQVTPDDDMPLAQKYNPYFRYPVSDWRTPCEVRENGQPAYVSSTDKQVFQLTDYHARGAAFWLTVAGDSMTAPRGPSIAEGMLILVDPEAEAVPGKLVIARWADSEEAIFRKLDEEGGQRYLVPLNPTWPKALFTDDCRIIGVVVQATARY from the coding sequence ATGGATAAATGGATTGAGTTGGTCAAGGCCAAGATGAGTGAACTCAAAATCACTCAAACAGAGCTCGGAGAGCGCGTCGGCATGTCCCAGGGCGGGATCGGCCATTGGCTGAACAAACGCCGGGAGCCTGGTATCACGCAAATGAACCGCGTGCTGCAGGCACTGGGCATGGACTTCCTTGAAGTGGTCCTGGTGATTCGCGAACCGCAAGTCACGCCGGACGACGACATGCCGCTGGCGCAGAAGTACAACCCGTACTTCCGCTACCCGGTCAGCGATTGGCGAACACCGTGCGAAGTGCGCGAAAACGGTCAGCCGGCCTACGTCTCGTCGACAGACAAGCAGGTTTTCCAACTGACGGACTACCATGCCCGAGGGGCGGCGTTCTGGCTGACGGTGGCTGGAGACTCGATGACCGCACCCCGCGGCCCGAGCATTGCCGAAGGCATGCTGATCCTGGTGGATCCGGAGGCGGAAGCGGTGCCTGGCAAACTGGTGATTGCGCGGTGGGCCGACAGCGAAGAGGCGATCTTCCGCAAGCTGGACGAAGAGGGCGGCCAGCGTTACCTGGTGCCGCTCAATCCGACCTGGCCGAAAGCCTTGTTTACCGATGACTGTCGAATCATCGGCGTAGTGGTTCAGGCAACGGCGCGTTACTAG
- a CDS encoding DUF3077 domain-containing protein: MNISSKDLPDLQMDTTFTSPQGNAAAQRALDYYLKPAVSEPEVDERFFDVRRHLSGEEALVHASDLLRCAAATAFKAAENLQGASRDLAFSVVHMVDMARAMVDHSLDSEEV, from the coding sequence ATGAATATCAGCAGCAAAGACTTGCCAGATCTGCAAATGGACACCACGTTCACCTCTCCCCAAGGCAACGCAGCGGCACAGCGTGCCCTGGACTATTACTTGAAACCTGCTGTATCAGAACCCGAAGTCGATGAACGATTTTTCGACGTCAGACGCCATCTCAGTGGCGAAGAGGCCCTGGTGCACGCCTCGGATTTGCTGCGATGTGCGGCGGCGACCGCCTTCAAGGCAGCGGAAAATTTGCAAGGCGCGAGTCGCGACCTGGCCTTTTCGGTGGTGCACATGGTGGATATGGCGCGGGCGATGGTCGACCATTCACTCGATAGCGAGGAAGTCTGA